AGGGCAACGCCCGCACCACCCCGCCCGCCCCGGCCAACTGACGCCCTCCGAGCACCTGGGGCTCGAAGGGCGTCCGTCATTTCTCCTCGAACATGGCGTGGATGACCCGCCAGGCGAGCTGCACCTCTCGCCCGGACAGCCGGCCGAGGAAGTCGCAGATCTCCGCCACCCGGTCGGGCTTCTCCCGTCCGAACCCTTGGAAGAGCGTCTTGAGGGAGAGGTTGAGTCCCTCGGACAGCTTGTTCAGCGTCGTGAGGGAGGGAGAAAACCCGCCGCGCTCGATCCGTCGGATGGCATCGACGGACAGTTCACTGCGCTCGGCGAGTTCCTCCTGGGTGAGTTTGCGTGAATTCCTGAGGCGCTTCACATGATGGCCGAACCGCCCCGCTAGGATGGCTTTCTCATTGTCCATAAGCGCGGCCGGTAATCTTGTGGGCACCGACCGCGCTGTGAAGTGAGGATGTTCGGGGTTGGAACCTGCATTGCCTCCAGGCTTCAGCTCAGAACGACTCCCGAAGCATTGCCCTCAAATCATCCAGTGTACATGAACGGGGATTGCCCCGGTGCGAGGCATCCTGGAAGGCCTTGTCGACGATGCGCTCCAGGTCCTTCTCCTGGACACCCACATCGCGCAGGCGCACGGGGATGCCGATGGTGGCGTTGAGCTTGCGCACGCGCTCCACGGCGTTGGCGGCGAGCACCTCCTCGGAAGCGTTGGAGGTGTCCCCCATGGCCTGGGCCACGCGCGCCAGCCGCGCGGTGCACGCGGGGCGGTTGAACTCCATCACCACGGGCAACACGATGGCGTTGGCGAGCCCATGGTGCACCTTGGAGATGGGCGTGAGCGCGTGCGCCAGCGCGTGGCAGGCCCCGAGCCCCTTCTGGAAGGCCATGGCGCCCTGCATGGCGGCGACCATCATGTCGGAGCGGGCCACGAGGTTCTTGCCCTCGGAGACGGCAATGGGCAGCGAGCGCGCCACGCGGGCGATGCCGTCGATGGCCACCGCGTCCGCCAGCGGGTGGAAGCCATTGGACACGTAGGCCTCCAGGCAGTGGGTGAAGGCGTCCATGCCCGTGGCGGCCGTGGGTCCGGGCGGCAGGCCCAGCGTCAGCTCGGGGTCGCAGATGGCCGCCTTGGGCATGAGGAACGGGCTGAAGATGACCGTCTTGCGGCCCGTGTCCGACAGCGTCGCCACGCCCGAGCGGCTCACCTCCGAGCCGGTGCCCGCGGTGGTGGGAATGGCGATGAGCGGCGGCATATCGTCGCGCACGAACTGGTCGCCCCCCGTCGCGTCGTCATAGCGAGACAGCGGCGGCTCGTGCGTGGTGAGCACCTGCACGAGCTTGGCCGCGTCCAGCGGGCTGCCTCCGCCGATGGCGATGATGCCGTCGCACTGGTGGTGCCGGTACGCCTCCAGGCCCGCGAAGGCATCGTTCTCGGTGGGGTCCGGATTCACCTGCTCGAAGGAGGCGTACGCCACGTTCGCGCCCTTGAGCACGTCGTAGACGCGTTGCACGAGCCCCGCCTTCACCACGCCCGCGTCCGTCATCACCAGCGGGCGCTTCATGTTCAGCCGTGCCACCTGCGCGGGCAGGCGCTGCAGCGCTCCCGCGCCGAAGACGATCTTCGTGGGCCACGACATCTCGGTGATGCGTGGCTCGCTCGGCATGTCGAACGGTTTCATTCCGTGTCTCCTGACTACGCGATGAGCGCCTGGATGGGAGCGCCTAGGTGAGAACGCCTAGATGAGCTCCATGTAGCGCTCGAGTTCCCAGTTCGTGACGGCGCGCTCATACTGCCGCGCCTCCCACTCGCGCGTACGCACGAAGTGGTCCACGAATTCCTCGCCGAGGATCTCCCGGGCGCGCTCGGACTTCTTGAGCAGCGCCACCGCCTCCTTGAGCGAGCGCGGCAGCGGGGGCGCGTTGGACGCATAGCCATTGCCCGCGCAGGCCTCGGGCGGCTCCACCTCGTTCTCGATGCCCCACAGCCCCGCGGCCAGGCTCGCCGCCATGGCCAGGTACGCGTTCATGTCCGCGCCCGGCTGGCGGTACTCCAGGCGCATCGACTTGGGGCTGTCGCCAATCACGCGCACCGCTGTGGTGCGGTTCTCCCGGCCCCACGTCGCCGTCACCGGCGCCCACGTGTTCTCCACGCTGCGCTTGTAGCTGTTGATGGTGGGCCAGTAGAGCGCCGTCAGCTCCGGCATCAGCGAGATCTGCCCGCCGATGTACTGGCGCATGAGGCGGCTCATGCCGTCGCTCGCGTCCGGATCGTGGAAGGCGTTCTCGTCGCTCCTGAGCGACCACAGGGACTGGTGGATGTGGCCCGAGCACCCGGGCAGCTTGGGGTCCACCTTCGCCATGAAGCAGGCGGTGAGCCCATGGCGCGCGCAGATCTCCTTGACCGCCGTCTTGAAGAGCACCGCCTTGTCGGCGATCTTCTCCAGCGTGTCGTAGCGCACGGCGGCCTCGAAGACGCCCGGGCCCGTCTCCGTGTGGAAGCCCTCCAGCTCCACGCCGAAGTCACGGCAGCCATTGATGATGTCGTGCACGAGCGGCGCGTTGAGCGACGTGCGCAGCCACGAGTAGCCGAACATGCCGGGGGTGAGCGGCGTGAGGCGCGTGTAGCCCTTGTCCTTGAGCGACTGCGGCGTCTCCTTGAAGATGAAGAACTCGTACTCGGCGCCGAACTTGGGCACGAAGCCCATCTCCCGCGCGCGCTTGCCCACCTTCTGCAGGAGCTGGCGGGGGCTCGGCTCGAAGGGCGAGCCGTCCGGGTTCACGAAGTCCAGCAGGAAGGCGGCCGTGTCCGGCTCCCAGGGGATGATGCGCGCGGAGCTCGTGTCCACGCGACACATCCCATCCGGGTAGCCCGTGTGCCAGCCCGTCACCTGGGTGTTGTCGAGCAGCTCGTCCGCGATGTCCCACCCGAACACCACGTCACAGAAGCCCATGCCGCTCTTGCACGCGGAGAAGAACTTCTCCACCGAGACGTACTTGCCGCGCCAGACGCCGTCCAGGTCCACTCCGCCCAGCTTCACCTGCCGGACGCCCTTCTCCTCGAACCATTTCTGCAACACGTCCGTGCCCGAGGGCATCCGTCCCACGGGCCTGCCCGTTTCACGCTCCTTCTTCTCCGCGCGTGCCCGCCTGCTCGCGGGGGATGGCAACGTGATGACCTTCGCCTTGGAACGACTCGCCATTGGCCTCCTCCTTCTCCCACTGCCCATGAGTGCCCTCTGTCGTGTCTTCAACGGCTCGCTTCCGCGGAGGATAGCCTCTTCGCGGGGTCCACACCCCGCCGCGCGATGCACACCTTGAGCGCGGCCCGGCGAAGTGGAAGCGTATGCGCGTTGGACATCCAGTGGACTCCTCACCACCCTGGACGCGCGTCGCAAATGAACGGGCGTCAACACAACCAGCAGCCGAAGCTAGGGGGGCCCCCCCCTGTCGGCAACCCAGCTCGAAACCGAGGCCATGAAGAACGTTCTCCTGTTGAAAGCCGGTGATGCGGCCCGGCCCGTCCAGCTCAGCGTCGGCGACTACGACCAGTGGTTCGTCGAGTCGCTCGGTCCCGATGGGTGCCGCTTCGACATCGTGCACGCCCACCAGGGCGCCGAACTGCCCCCGAGCGCCGCCGGCTATGACGCGGTGATGATGACCGGCTCCCCCAAGTCCGTGACGCAATTGGAACCCTGGATGGAGCGCGCCGCGGACTTCATGCTGGGCGCCGCCGCCCGGGGCGTCCCCGTGCTGGGCGTCTGCTTTGGGCACCAACTCCTCGCCCATGCCCATGGGGCGCGGGTGGTGCGCAACACCCAGGGGCGGGAGATCGGCACCGTGGAGGTGCGCCTGAGCCCCGAGGGGAGGAAGGATCCCCTCTTCCACGAATTGCCCGAAGCGTTCATCGTCCAGGCCACCCACGAGGACATCGTCGAGCGAGCGCCCGAGGGGGCCACGGTGCTCGCGGGCAACGAGAACACGGCGGTGCAGGCGCTCGCCTTCGGTCCGCTCATCCGGGGGGTCCAATTCCACCCCGAGATACATCCGGCCGCCATGCGCGCCCTCATTCTCGCCCGGCAAGAGAAACTGGAGGCCGAGGCCGCCGCCCGGGGGCAGCCTCCGGGTGAACGCGTGCCCCGGCTCCTGGCGGGCATCACCCCGGCGCCCTCCGGCCACGCCATCCTGCGTAACTTCCTGGAGCGGTTCACCTGAGCGTTCCACTGGAGTAGGAGGGAGCATGGCCTCGCGCTGGGACCATCTCTTCGAAGCCAAGCCGGTTCCCATGATGGACCACCTCCTGGAGGAGGTGGCCAGGCTGCTGGCCAAGGACCTCCGGCAGTGGCCGCCGCCGGTCCAGGAAATCGACCTGGACACGGGAGGGCAGTTCGCCCCCCTGTTCACCGAGCCGACGCCCCGCCCCGCCGAGGCCGTCTACGAGGAGGCGCTCCGGCTGTCGCGCTGGGAGCTGGAGCGCGAGTTGGACGCCTACGATGACTACATGCGCAACAAGCGCTACCTGGAGCGGGGGCTGGCGCCGACGGACCGGCTGCCCCTCCTCCTGCTCAACCGGTGGGTGGTGGACCAGATGCTGGGCCTGGGCGAGGCCACCGAGGGCCGGGTGAACCGCCGGTTGATGCTGCGTTGCCTGGAGCGACTGGAAGCCCACAGGCGGCGAGTCATAATCCCTCCAGCTTGAGACCCAGTCAGCCCTCTGCCATAAGCCGCGCCATGCAGCATCACGAGCTCGATCTCCTCGCGCAGCGCCGCAAGCGCTTCTACATCCTCGCGGGTTTGTGGCTGGTCATCGCCACCATCCTGTTCTTCTTCCGCTCGGTGCTGCTGCCCTTCGCGGGCGCCGCGTTGATCGCCTACCTGGTGCACCCGCTGGTGACACGCCTCACGCGCGTGCGGGTGCGCGGGCACGCCATTCCGCGCTGGGTGGGCATCCTGCTCATCTACTCGGGCTTCTTCCTCGCGGTGTACCTCTTCTTCATCGCCATGGTGCCGCAGCTCTACCAGGAGCTGGCCCGCATCAGCCGCGACGGCGTCACCTTCCTCAACTCGCTCACGCCCGAGCGCATCCACGTGCTCGCCGACCGCGTCGAGGACTGGCTGCGCGCCAAGGGCATCCCCGTGGCGCTCGCCACGCCCGAGGAGATGCGCAATGGGGTGCCGGGCAGCGGCGTGACGGTGGACCTGGAGAAGATCCTCCAGGACGTGGCCGCGCAGCTCACGGCGCTCGTGCGCCAGCACCTGGGCGACATCGTCACCGTGTCACGCCACATCATCACGTCGGTGGTGGCCGGCGTGTTCATGACGTTCTTCATCCTGATGGTGGCCGCGTTCTTCTCCATCGACGCGCACGCCGTCGTGGGCTACTTCACCAGCCTGTTGCCGGCCGAGTACGGCACCGACTCGCAGCGCCTGCTCGAGCGCATTGATCGCTCGCTGTCCGGCGTCGTGCGTGGCCAGGTGACCATCTGCATCGTCAACGGCACGCTCACCCTGCTGGGGCTCTTGCTCTTCGGGGTGAAGTTCGCCTTCCTGCTGGCCACGGTGGCCACGGTCTTCAGCCTCATCCCCATCTTCGGCACCATCCTCAGCTCGGTGCCCATCGTGCTCATCGCCCTGGCGGACGGCTTCCAGAAGGGCGTGGCCATCCTGCTGTGGATCATCGGCATCCACGCGCTGGAGGCGTACTTCCTCAACCCGAAGATCATGGGCCAGGCCGCGCGCATCCACCCGGTCATCGTGGCCTTCAGCCTCATCGCCGGGGAGCAGACGTTCGGCCTGGTGGGCGCGCTCTTCGCGGTGCCCGTGGCCTCCATCATCGTGGCCTGCTTCGACTACGCGCGCCTCAAGGCGCAGCCCCACATGAGCGAGGCGCCGCTGGAGCTGGATGTGAAGTAGGCGCGGGCCTCAGCCGCCGCAGGCGGCCTCGCAGCGCGACTCGCGGCAGAAGACGAAGCAGCGTCCACAGTCGAGGTAGTCGGCGGGGCAGGAGCCGTCACACTTCACCCCGCTGCAATTGGGCCCGTCCTGCACGTGCGTGGGGTTGGTGCCCAGGCCGCAGCAGGCGTTCCCCGTGCAATCCGAGTCCTGGTAGCAGGTGCGGTTGGACAATGGGGCGGGGTTGCCCCCGAAGTCGTCCAGGTCGATCGGTTCGCATCCGGAGGCCAGTGAGAGCACCGCCCCCAGGACGACGAGGGCGGACGGAAAGGCGAAACGGGTGCGGCACATGCAACGGCTCCCTTCGTGAGAACGAAGGGAGAATCTAGCGGTTCATCGAGCCGAGGAACTCGGAGTTCGCGGCCGTCGGGCGCATGTGTTTGAGCACGAACTCCATCGCGTCGATGGGCGTGAACGGGTGGAGCACCTGGCGCAGCGCGGTGATGCGCACGAGGTCCGCCTGGGTGAGCAGCAGCTCCTCCTTGCGCGTGCCGGACTTGTTGATGTCGAGCGTCGGGAAGATGCGCTTCTCCATCAGCTTGCGGTCCAGGACGATTTCGGAGTTACCCGTGCCCTTGAACTCCTCGAAGATGACCTCGTCCATGCGGCTGCCGGTGTCGATGAGCGCGGTGCCGATGATGGTGAGGCTGCCGCCCTCCTCGATGTTGCGCGCGGCGCCGAAGAAGCGCTTGGGCTTGTGCAGGGCGTTGGCGTCCACACCACCCGAGAGGATCTTCCCCGAGGCCGGCACCACCGTGTTGTAGGCGCGCGCCAGACGGGTGATGGAGTCCAGGAGGATGCACACGTCGTACTTCTGCTCGACCAGGCGCTTGGCCTTGTCGATGACCATCTCCGCCACCTGCACGTGGCGCGTGGCGGGCTCGTCGAAGGTGGAGCTGACCACCTCGCCGCGCACGTTGCGCGCCATGTCCGTCACTTCCTCGGGGCGCTCATCCACCAGCAGCACGATGAGGTAGACGTCCGGGTGGTTCTTGGAGATGGCGTGCGCGATGTTCTGCAGGAGCACCGTCTTGCCCGCCTTGGGCGGCGCCACGATGAGGCAGCGCTGGCCGAGCCCGATGGGGCAGAACAGATCGATGATGCGCGTGGTCATCTCCGCCCCCTCGTGCTCCAGCTTCAGCTTGCGCGTGGGGTAGAGCGGCGTGAGGTTGTCGAAGAGGATGCGGTCGCGCGTCACCTCGGACAGCGGGTCGGCGA
This genomic interval from Cystobacter ferrugineus contains the following:
- the rho gene encoding transcription termination factor Rho translates to MAKARSPKEKLLAPQVVDIEEEKPKRRSTRAKTVERDESEKPTRRRTSARRDEEPAVEEAPVVAAPRPVLTPIPSHPVRDEEYQEVRAAADHEEASLQAPAPEPAELSPGAEAGPSDAPAMQVIKLNDLKRMKIMDLAKMAHDFGIEGYQGLKKQDLIFALLSGIADKKFEVHAEGVLELLSDGFGFLRSADSDYQASPDDIYVSPSQVRRFNLRPGDTVTGPIRQPREGERFFALQKVDKVNFADPLSEVTRDRILFDNLTPLYPTRKLKLEHEGAEMTTRIIDLFCPIGLGQRCLIVAPPKAGKTVLLQNIAHAISKNHPDVYLIVLLVDERPEEVTDMARNVRGEVVSSTFDEPATRHVQVAEMVIDKAKRLVEQKYDVCILLDSITRLARAYNTVVPASGKILSGGVDANALHKPKRFFGAARNIEEGGSLTIIGTALIDTGSRMDEVIFEEFKGTGNSEIVLDRKLMEKRIFPTLDINKSGTRKEELLLTQADLVRITALRQVLHPFTPIDAMEFVLKHMRPTAANSEFLGSMNR
- a CDS encoding helix-turn-helix domain-containing protein yields the protein MDNEKAILAGRFGHHVKRLRNSRKLTQEELAERSELSVDAIRRIERGGFSPSLTTLNKLSEGLNLSLKTLFQGFGREKPDRVAEICDFLGRLSGREVQLAWRVIHAMFEEK
- a CDS encoding glutamine synthetase family protein, encoding MPSGTDVLQKWFEEKGVRQVKLGGVDLDGVWRGKYVSVEKFFSACKSGMGFCDVVFGWDIADELLDNTQVTGWHTGYPDGMCRVDTSSARIIPWEPDTAAFLLDFVNPDGSPFEPSPRQLLQKVGKRAREMGFVPKFGAEYEFFIFKETPQSLKDKGYTRLTPLTPGMFGYSWLRTSLNAPLVHDIINGCRDFGVELEGFHTETGPGVFEAAVRYDTLEKIADKAVLFKTAVKEICARHGLTACFMAKVDPKLPGCSGHIHQSLWSLRSDENAFHDPDASDGMSRLMRQYIGGQISLMPELTALYWPTINSYKRSVENTWAPVTATWGRENRTTAVRVIGDSPKSMRLEYRQPGADMNAYLAMAASLAAGLWGIENEVEPPEACAGNGYASNAPPLPRSLKEAVALLKKSERAREILGEEFVDHFVRTREWEARQYERAVTNWELERYMELI
- a CDS encoding glutamine amidotransferase encodes the protein MKNVLLLKAGDAARPVQLSVGDYDQWFVESLGPDGCRFDIVHAHQGAELPPSAAGYDAVMMTGSPKSVTQLEPWMERAADFMLGAAARGVPVLGVCFGHQLLAHAHGARVVRNTQGREIGTVEVRLSPEGRKDPLFHELPEAFIVQATHEDIVERAPEGATVLAGNENTAVQALAFGPLIRGVQFHPEIHPAAMRALILARQEKLEAEAAARGQPPGERVPRLLAGITPAPSGHAILRNFLERFT
- a CDS encoding AI-2E family transporter produces the protein MQHHELDLLAQRRKRFYILAGLWLVIATILFFFRSVLLPFAGAALIAYLVHPLVTRLTRVRVRGHAIPRWVGILLIYSGFFLAVYLFFIAMVPQLYQELARISRDGVTFLNSLTPERIHVLADRVEDWLRAKGIPVALATPEEMRNGVPGSGVTVDLEKILQDVAAQLTALVRQHLGDIVTVSRHIITSVVAGVFMTFFILMVAAFFSIDAHAVVGYFTSLLPAEYGTDSQRLLERIDRSLSGVVRGQVTICIVNGTLTLLGLLLFGVKFAFLLATVATVFSLIPIFGTILSSVPIVLIALADGFQKGVAILLWIIGIHALEAYFLNPKIMGQAARIHPVIVAFSLIAGEQTFGLVGALFAVPVASIIVACFDYARLKAQPHMSEAPLELDVK
- a CDS encoding iron-containing alcohol dehydrogenase; the protein is MKPFDMPSEPRITEMSWPTKIVFGAGALQRLPAQVARLNMKRPLVMTDAGVVKAGLVQRVYDVLKGANVAYASFEQVNPDPTENDAFAGLEAYRHHQCDGIIAIGGGSPLDAAKLVQVLTTHEPPLSRYDDATGGDQFVRDDMPPLIAIPTTAGTGSEVSRSGVATLSDTGRKTVIFSPFLMPKAAICDPELTLGLPPGPTAATGMDAFTHCLEAYVSNGFHPLADAVAIDGIARVARSLPIAVSEGKNLVARSDMMVAAMQGAMAFQKGLGACHALAHALTPISKVHHGLANAIVLPVVMEFNRPACTARLARVAQAMGDTSNASEEVLAANAVERVRKLNATIGIPVRLRDVGVQEKDLERIVDKAFQDASHRGNPRSCTLDDLRAMLRESF